In a genomic window of Chryseobacterium sp. G0162:
- a CDS encoding mechanosensitive ion channel family protein, whose translation MDDLQLNNIQKHWDTLISSAISWAPRIFTAIISALLIYLIGSWMIRMIKKLVAKGFKKRNMEASLQHFLLNIINWGLNILLFIVVVTQLGVQTSAFVAMIGAAGLAVGLALQGSLTNFAGGILILLLKPFKIGDFISTNSGVSGTVEAIDIFHTKLITPQNQLIIIPNGVVSNNSITNFTQLGTRRTSLDIGVAYDADLRQTKRVLMEVIVKNQYALAEPAPQVVVTTLGDSAINLSIRVSASTENFWKMNEELIIDCKEALDRAEIGIPFPQRDVHVYNK comes from the coding sequence ATGGACGATTTACAATTGAATAACATTCAAAAACATTGGGATACCTTAATATCTTCAGCCATTTCATGGGCACCGAGAATCTTTACTGCAATTATTTCTGCATTATTGATTTATCTGATCGGATCATGGATGATAAGAATGATTAAGAAACTTGTTGCGAAAGGTTTCAAGAAACGTAATATGGAAGCCTCTTTGCAGCACTTCCTTCTTAATATTATCAATTGGGGACTTAATATTCTTCTCTTCATTGTAGTGGTTACTCAATTAGGAGTGCAAACTTCTGCCTTTGTAGCCATGATTGGTGCTGCAGGTTTAGCCGTAGGTTTGGCCTTGCAGGGATCTTTAACGAACTTTGCTGGTGGAATTCTTATTCTGCTGTTAAAACCATTTAAAATAGGAGACTTTATTTCTACCAATTCCGGAGTTTCCGGGACCGTAGAGGCCATTGATATTTTTCATACCAAGCTGATTACCCCACAAAATCAATTAATCATTATTCCTAATGGAGTTGTTTCTAATAACAGTATTACAAATTTTACTCAGCTTGGAACTAGAAGAACATCTCTGGATATCGGAGTTGCTTATGATGCAGATCTTAGACAGACAAAGAGGGTATTAATGGAAGTGATCGTAAAGAATCAATATGCTCTTGCAGAGCCTGCACCACAGGTAGTTGTAACAACACTAGGTGATAGTGCAATCAACTTATCGATCAGAGTGAGTGCTTCTACTGAAAACTTTTGGAAAATGAATGAAGAACTTATTATTGATTGTAAAGAAGCTCTGGACAGGGCAGAAATCGGAATTCCTTTTCCACAAAGAGACGTACACGTTTATAATAAGTAA
- a CDS encoding Crp/Fnr family transcriptional regulator gives MEELFNYIKKFGLLNTQDELLITEGIQEISVKKGEIFVEAGKVSQKIAFVKEGVFRSLYYNKEGDDFTRYFIYEGRFIGDFQGFTDQLPAHEYIEAITDAVLLVIDLNHFKILEEKIAIWPVLFARIHGFVAENKLKVASIMLNQDAKSRYIHFLNHYPGLANRVPQSMLASYLGVTPSSLSRIRRTINE, from the coding sequence ATGGAAGAACTTTTTAACTATATCAAAAAATTTGGATTACTGAATACGCAGGATGAGCTTCTGATTACAGAAGGAATCCAGGAAATTTCCGTGAAGAAAGGAGAAATTTTCGTAGAGGCAGGGAAAGTAAGTCAAAAGATTGCTTTTGTAAAGGAAGGGGTATTCCGATCTTTGTATTATAACAAAGAAGGAGATGATTTTACCCGTTATTTTATTTATGAAGGCCGTTTTATTGGAGACTTTCAGGGATTTACCGATCAGCTTCCTGCCCATGAATACATAGAAGCGATTACGGATGCTGTTTTACTTGTAATTGACCTCAACCATTTTAAAATATTAGAAGAGAAAATTGCAATATGGCCAGTTTTATTTGCCCGAATTCATGGTTTTGTTGCCGAAAATAAGCTTAAAGTGGCAAGTATTATGCTCAATCAGGATGCAAAATCAAGATATATTCATTTTCTCAATCATTATCCTGGGCTGGCGAATAGAGTTCCGCAGTCTATGTTGGCTTCTTATCTTGGGGTGACGCCTTCGTCGCTGAGCAGGATTAGGAGAACTATCAATGAGTAA
- a CDS encoding SDR family NAD(P)-dependent oxidoreductase — MDQNTSKTVLILGANSDVAKQCIIQYLEKGYSVMAASRNTNSLEDFITSNSLDKTKVTVLYFDAADFDSHQQFYHELPVKPHIAVYSAGFLVDNQKALRDFKGTKQMMEVNYMGGVSILNVIAMDKSNKNLERIIGLSSLSGVRGRKSNFVYGSTKAAFTQYLAGLRQELASRKIIVNVLVIGYIRTKINEGLELNESLIMEPDYVAKFIVNAGNSFTIVPNFKWKVIYHILRLLPESLAAKLP; from the coding sequence ATGGATCAAAACACAAGCAAAACTGTTCTCATTTTAGGAGCCAATTCAGACGTAGCAAAACAATGCATCATTCAATACCTTGAAAAAGGATATTCTGTAATGGCGGCTTCCAGAAATACAAATTCACTGGAAGATTTCATCACTTCCAATTCCCTGGATAAGACTAAAGTAACTGTGTTGTATTTTGATGCTGCAGATTTCGATTCTCATCAACAATTTTACCATGAACTTCCTGTAAAACCTCATATTGCAGTATATTCCGCAGGTTTTCTTGTGGATAACCAAAAGGCTTTGAGAGATTTTAAAGGAACAAAACAAATGATGGAAGTCAACTATATGGGTGGAGTTTCCATTCTGAACGTTATTGCTATGGATAAAAGCAATAAAAACCTGGAAAGAATCATTGGATTGTCTTCATTATCGGGAGTAAGAGGAAGAAAAAGTAATTTTGTTTATGGAAGTACGAAAGCTGCATTTACTCAGTATCTGGCAGGCTTAAGGCAGGAACTGGCTTCCAGAAAAATAATAGTGAATGTTTTGGTGATAGGATATATCCGGACAAAGATCAATGAAGGCTTAGAACTCAATGAGTCATTAATTATGGAGCCGGATTATGTAGCGAAATTCATTGTAAATGCTGGAAATTCCTTTACCATAGTTCCTAATTTCAAATGGAAAGTCATCTATCATATCCTGAGGCTTTTACCAGAAAGTCTGGCTGCAAAACTGCCATAA
- a CDS encoding DUF1573 domain-containing protein gives MKKTLSIIALSIIGFGLVSCKKENKETQSPEAVATDSTAAGTPVTADSAATSVTGEAPAAATPVSNAPSTSVALSESAFDFGKIKKGDKVEHVYEITNTGKNPLVISEVKPGCGCTAPDFTKEPIMPGKKGKITLHFDSSNFDGNVQKSADVFANVEKSPIQLTFTANIQP, from the coding sequence ATGAAAAAGACGTTATCAATTATCGCCTTGTCAATTATAGGCTTTGGATTAGTTTCTTGTAAAAAAGAAAACAAAGAAACTCAAAGCCCTGAAGCTGTAGCTACTGATTCTACAGCTGCAGGAACTCCGGTAACAGCTGACTCTGCTGCTACATCTGTAACAGGAGAAGCTCCTGCAGCAGCAACACCGGTTTCTAATGCGCCTTCTACTTCTGTTGCTTTATCTGAAAGCGCCTTCGATTTTGGAAAAATCAAAAAAGGAGACAAAGTAGAACACGTATATGAAATTACCAATACAGGAAAGAATCCATTGGTTATTTCTGAAGTAAAGCCTGGATGTGGATGTACTGCTCCAGATTTTACAAAAGAGCCTATCATGCCAGGTAAAAAAGGAAAAATTACATTGCACTTTGATTCTTCAAACTTCGATGGAAACGTTCAGAAATCTGCTGATGTTTTTGCTAACGTAGAGAAATCTCCAATTCAATTAACGTTCACTGCGAACATTCAACCATAA
- a CDS encoding DNA polymerase ligase N-terminal domain-containing protein: MALKDYQQKRKFNETSEPKGKTKKSENKLIFVVQRHAATRLHYDFRLEMEGVLKSWAVPKGPSLDPQDKRLAMMVEDHPYDYKDFEGNIPEGNYGAGQVEVWDSGTYEPLEESSNVSDEKELLKELHAGSLKFTLHGKKLKGEFALVKMKNSEDNAWLLIKHKDEFAESPYNAEENTSPKSLVTKFLEEKKSLKTNEKKKS; this comes from the coding sequence ATGGCACTCAAAGATTATCAACAAAAGCGTAAGTTCAATGAAACAAGTGAGCCTAAAGGAAAAACGAAAAAGAGTGAAAACAAACTGATCTTCGTTGTTCAAAGACATGCCGCTACCCGGCTTCACTATGATTTCCGTCTGGAAATGGAAGGTGTCTTAAAGAGTTGGGCTGTTCCAAAAGGACCCTCTTTAGACCCTCAGGACAAACGCCTGGCTATGATGGTGGAAGATCATCCCTATGATTATAAGGATTTTGAAGGGAATATTCCTGAGGGGAATTACGGAGCAGGACAAGTAGAAGTCTGGGATAGTGGAACTTATGAACCTTTGGAAGAAAGCAGCAATGTTTCCGATGAAAAAGAATTGTTGAAAGAACTGCATGCTGGCTCCTTAAAATTTACCTTACATGGAAAAAAATTGAAGGGTGAATTTGCCTTGGTTAAAATGAAAAATTCTGAAGACAATGCATGGTTGCTTATTAAACATAAAGATGAATTTGCAGAAAGTCCTTATAATGCTGAAGAAAACACCTCTCCAAAATCTTTAGTCACCAAATTCCTTGAGGAAAAAAAAAGCCTAAAAACAAACGAAAAAAAGAAATCATAA
- the ligD gene encoding DNA ligase D, with protein sequence MLAKSFDKAFDDKDWLFEIKWDGYRAIADLSHDAPLFYSRNGISFLSKFDKIAQDFDQQKYKMILDGEIVAYDNQGKPSFQLLQQIDDHPNLALVYQVFDLLWLNGHSTEELPLVQRKELLKDALIETDTLKYCDHFPEKGIAFFEQMKKMKLEGMIAKRAASQYVEGSRTTDWLKIKFSNTEEAIICGFTEPKGSRENFGALILGKYVNNELIYCGHTGTGFNHTSLKELHQRLGKIIIKSSPFESIPKTNMPVTWVQPKLVCEIKYSEITKDGIFRHPVFMGIREDKEPEEVKGSTDQAIQPKKSKTMKTKASSKKTEPLEKEKEITLNKHIVKLTNQDKIYFPKDGISKGDVIDYYQSVAKYILPHLKNRPLSLNRFPNGIEEQGFYQKDAGDHIPDWIKTTQVYSESNDKYIDYIYCNDKATLAYLNNLGCIDFNPWNSSLPDLEHPDYLVLDLDPSKKNSFDEVIETALQVNEILQSIKIKGYCKTSGSTGIHIYIPMGAQYDFEQVKDFAHILMKQVHEKLPEITTLERSLQKRDRKKIYLDYLQNRTGQTLASVYSLRPKQGASVSMPLDWDELKPGLLPTDYTIENALERILNKGDLFKPVLGKGIDMMKALELLQNIE encoded by the coding sequence ATGCTTGCCAAATCTTTTGATAAAGCATTTGATGATAAAGACTGGCTTTTTGAAATAAAATGGGATGGTTATAGGGCTATCGCTGATCTTAGCCATGATGCTCCCCTTTTTTATTCCAGAAACGGAATTTCGTTTTTATCAAAATTTGATAAAATAGCCCAGGATTTTGACCAGCAGAAATATAAAATGATCCTGGATGGTGAAATTGTTGCATACGATAATCAGGGAAAACCAAGTTTTCAGCTTTTACAGCAAATCGACGATCATCCCAATCTTGCTTTGGTTTATCAGGTTTTTGACCTTCTATGGCTGAATGGCCATTCTACGGAAGAACTTCCACTCGTACAACGGAAAGAACTTTTAAAAGATGCATTAATTGAAACTGATACTCTTAAATACTGTGATCATTTCCCTGAAAAAGGTATTGCATTTTTTGAACAGATGAAAAAAATGAAGCTTGAGGGTATGATTGCTAAACGGGCAGCCAGTCAATATGTAGAAGGTTCCCGAACCACAGACTGGCTTAAGATTAAATTTTCAAATACGGAAGAAGCCATTATCTGTGGATTTACAGAACCTAAAGGCTCCCGGGAAAATTTCGGAGCTTTGATTCTGGGAAAATATGTGAATAATGAACTGATCTATTGTGGACATACGGGAACTGGATTTAATCATACTTCCCTAAAAGAGCTCCATCAAAGACTTGGAAAGATAATTATAAAATCTTCACCATTTGAATCCATCCCCAAAACGAATATGCCTGTAACATGGGTACAACCCAAACTGGTCTGCGAAATCAAGTATTCAGAAATTACCAAAGACGGTATTTTTCGCCATCCTGTTTTTATGGGGATTCGGGAAGATAAGGAACCGGAAGAAGTAAAAGGCTCAACAGATCAGGCAATTCAACCTAAAAAATCAAAAACTATGAAAACTAAAGCATCATCAAAAAAAACAGAACCTTTGGAAAAGGAAAAAGAAATTACCCTAAACAAACACATTGTGAAGCTCACGAATCAGGATAAAATATATTTTCCAAAGGATGGAATTAGCAAAGGTGATGTCATAGATTATTATCAGTCTGTTGCAAAATATATCCTGCCTCATCTAAAAAACCGCCCTTTATCCCTCAATCGTTTTCCTAATGGCATAGAAGAACAGGGTTTTTATCAGAAAGATGCGGGAGATCATATCCCTGACTGGATAAAAACAACTCAGGTTTACTCAGAATCTAATGACAAATACATTGATTACATCTACTGTAATGACAAGGCAACCTTAGCGTATCTGAATAATCTCGGATGTATTGATTTCAATCCTTGGAACAGTTCACTTCCTGATCTTGAACATCCTGATTATTTGGTTTTGGATCTTGATCCGTCAAAGAAAAACAGTTTTGATGAGGTTATTGAAACAGCTCTTCAAGTCAATGAAATTTTACAATCAATCAAAATTAAAGGGTATTGTAAGACTTCCGGAAGTACAGGTATTCATATTTATATTCCGATGGGTGCACAATATGATTTCGAACAGGTAAAAGACTTCGCACATATCCTGATGAAACAGGTTCATGAAAAACTTCCTGAAATTACAACATTAGAAAGAAGCCTTCAAAAAAGAGATCGTAAAAAAATATATTTGGATTATTTACAGAACCGAACAGGTCAGACTTTAGCAAGTGTTTATAGCCTTCGACCTAAACAAGGAGCCTCTGTTTCTATGCCTTTAGATTGGGATGAGCTGAAACCTGGATTATTACCCACAGATTATACCATCGAAAATGCTTTGGAAAGAATTCTAAATAAAGGGGATTTATTTAAACCTGTTCTGGGAAAAGGTATTGATATGATGAAGGCATTGGAGCTACTGCAGAATATTGAATAA
- the yajC gene encoding preprotein translocase subunit YajC, with protein sequence MLTLFLQAQPQGSSSMMLIMMGVMFVGFYFLMIRPQMKKQKQEKNFQEELKVGTRVVLTSGLHGRIAQVQDDGFIIETLSGKLKFEKAAVSREMTQSRFGDKAKTAEKSADNKETVTEEKK encoded by the coding sequence ATGTTGACATTATTTTTACAGGCACAGCCACAAGGTTCTTCATCTATGATGCTGATTATGATGGGTGTGATGTTTGTAGGGTTTTATTTCCTGATGATCAGACCTCAAATGAAGAAGCAGAAACAGGAAAAAAACTTTCAGGAAGAACTTAAGGTAGGAACTAGAGTCGTACTTACATCCGGTCTTCACGGAAGAATTGCCCAAGTTCAGGATGACGGTTTTATTATTGAAACATTATCCGGAAAGCTAAAGTTTGAAAAAGCTGCAGTTTCCAGAGAAATGACTCAAAGCCGTTTCGGAGATAAGGCAAAAACTGCTGAAAAATCAGCAGACAACAAAGAAACAGTAACTGAAGAAAAGAAATAA
- a CDS encoding DUF3276 family protein — protein sequence MSEYKERHENEIFTKVLKAGRRTYFFDVRETKAGDYYLTITESKKNFGENGEATFEKHKIYLYKEDFKSFQEMFNESTDFIINEKGEDVISEKHDKDFKSRSFTIDSDDEV from the coding sequence ATGAGTGAATACAAGGAACGCCATGAAAATGAGATTTTCACTAAGGTGTTAAAAGCAGGGAGAAGAACTTATTTCTTTGATGTGCGCGAGACGAAAGCAGGAGATTATTATCTTACAATCACTGAGAGTAAGAAAAATTTCGGAGAGAATGGGGAAGCTACATTCGAGAAGCATAAAATTTACCTTTACAAGGAAGATTTTAAGAGTTTTCAGGAGATGTTTAATGAGTCCACAGATTTCATCATTAATGAAAAGGGTGAGGATGTAATTTCAGAAAAACATGACAAAGATTTCAAAAGCAGATCATTCACAATAGATTCTGACGACGAAGTTTAA
- a CDS encoding Ku protein, protein MKAIWNGAIGFGLVNIPIKIYSATETSKLDLDMLDKSDFSNIRFKRVNENTGKEVKWENIVKGYLMDDKYIVLDEQDYEAASPEKTKILSIDQFVKEEEVDSIYFETPYYLEPQKNGENAYRLLLKALEETKMVGIGTFVLRDSEAIGMIRPYNDNILILNKLRFDQEIRDYGDLKIPARKAPKPAELKMAVSLIKQLSQDFDPAMYKDTYSDDLMKIIKQKAKGKNSKAKKAPAAKEGKVIDLMAQLKASLNTSQSKSAS, encoded by the coding sequence ATGAAAGCAATCTGGAATGGCGCCATTGGCTTCGGTTTAGTAAATATTCCTATTAAAATTTACTCAGCAACGGAGACCAGCAAACTCGACCTTGATATGCTCGATAAATCCGATTTTTCCAATATCCGGTTTAAGAGAGTCAATGAAAATACAGGAAAAGAAGTAAAATGGGAAAATATCGTTAAAGGCTATCTCATGGATGATAAATATATCGTTCTTGATGAGCAGGATTACGAAGCAGCAAGCCCTGAAAAAACAAAGATCCTATCCATTGATCAGTTTGTCAAAGAGGAAGAAGTAGACAGTATTTATTTTGAAACGCCCTATTATCTGGAACCTCAGAAAAATGGTGAAAATGCATACAGACTTTTGCTAAAAGCTCTTGAAGAAACCAAAATGGTAGGAATCGGAACGTTTGTACTCCGTGACAGTGAAGCTATAGGAATGATACGGCCTTACAATGATAATATACTGATCCTTAATAAGCTGAGATTTGATCAGGAAATAAGAGATTATGGTGATCTAAAAATCCCGGCCCGCAAGGCTCCAAAACCAGCAGAATTGAAAATGGCAGTAAGTCTTATCAAGCAGCTTTCTCAGGATTTTGATCCGGCAATGTATAAAGATACCTATTCTGATGATCTAATGAAGATCATCAAGCAGAAAGCCAAAGGTAAAAATAGTAAAGCCAAAAAAGCACCGGCTGCAAAAGAAGGTAAAGTGATTGATCTGATGGCCCAGTTAAAGGCCAGTTTAAATACCTCCCAATCTAAATCGGCATCGTGA
- a CDS encoding ABC transporter ATP-binding protein, producing MKALKTLNPYFWKHKILLFWGVLFIIASNFFNIYKVQFVGKSVDELTKSGNLGFNQQVLIYVGIIVGCSLLTGVFTFMMRQTIIVASRRIEYELKNKIYRHYQDLSLTDYKQTTIGDLMNRLSEDVVAVRMYLGPGVMYVANLIVLVLITAIYMVKTDASMTLWTLLPLPILSLAIYKVSSIINKKSKIMQKSQSAISTFVQDSFSGIRVVKFFAREKYIQKNYGIKVTDYQNKALDLAKTEAYFFTIILFVIGLLNVAIIWIGGTKYIAGELSIGKIADFFMYINTLIFPFSMVGWVTSVNQRAEASMQRINEFMHKKSEIINTNFETYPIKGDIEFRNVSYVYPNTGIKALENLSFKIKAGESLAIMGKTGSGKSTIALLLCRLIDPTEGEILIDGKNLKEHNLENYRNFIGYIPQESYLFSDSIENNIGFAIDHPSHEKVIEYAQIADVHKNIVEFKEQYKTLVGERGVMLSGGQKQRICIARALIKDPNIIIFDDSLSALDTETEQNILENIDRKISNATSIIITHRESSAQKAHQIINLTEIANSVTA from the coding sequence ATGAAAGCGCTAAAAACCTTAAACCCCTATTTTTGGAAACACAAAATACTTTTGTTTTGGGGGGTACTATTCATCATTGCCAGTAATTTTTTCAATATATATAAAGTTCAGTTTGTAGGAAAATCCGTAGATGAACTCACTAAAAGCGGGAATCTCGGTTTCAATCAACAGGTACTTATCTATGTGGGAATCATTGTAGGATGTTCACTTTTAACTGGAGTCTTCACTTTCATGATGCGACAAACCATCATCGTTGCCTCCAGAAGAATTGAATATGAGCTGAAGAACAAAATCTACAGACATTATCAGGATTTATCTTTAACGGATTATAAGCAGACGACCATCGGAGATCTAATGAACAGATTAAGTGAAGATGTAGTGGCAGTCAGAATGTACCTTGGACCAGGGGTAATGTATGTGGCTAACTTAATTGTTCTTGTTCTTATTACAGCTATTTATATGGTAAAAACGGATGCTTCCATGACTTTATGGACCTTGCTTCCACTTCCCATTTTATCACTCGCTATTTATAAGGTAAGTTCAATCATCAATAAAAAGTCGAAGATCATGCAGAAAAGCCAGTCTGCTATTTCAACTTTTGTACAGGACAGTTTTTCAGGAATTCGTGTGGTGAAATTTTTTGCACGAGAAAAATATATTCAAAAAAACTATGGAATAAAAGTCACCGATTACCAGAATAAGGCATTAGATCTTGCCAAAACAGAAGCTTATTTCTTCACTATTATCTTGTTTGTAATTGGGTTGCTGAATGTTGCCATTATCTGGATTGGAGGAACAAAATATATTGCGGGAGAATTGAGTATTGGTAAAATCGCGGATTTCTTCATGTATATTAACACTTTGATCTTTCCGTTTTCTATGGTAGGATGGGTAACTTCCGTAAATCAGAGAGCTGAGGCTTCTATGCAAAGGATCAATGAGTTTATGCACAAAAAATCTGAGATCATTAATACCAACTTTGAGACGTATCCTATTAAAGGAGATATAGAGTTCAGGAATGTATCTTATGTTTATCCTAATACCGGTATCAAAGCGCTGGAGAATTTGAGCTTTAAAATTAAAGCCGGAGAATCCCTTGCCATTATGGGAAAAACCGGAAGTGGAAAATCTACCATTGCCCTGCTTTTATGTAGGCTGATTGATCCTACTGAAGGGGAAATCCTAATTGACGGTAAAAACCTGAAAGAACATAATCTCGAGAACTACAGAAACTTTATCGGATACATTCCTCAGGAGAGTTATTTATTCTCTGATTCCATTGAAAATAACATTGGATTTGCAATTGATCATCCATCGCATGAAAAGGTAATTGAGTATGCTCAGATTGCAGATGTTCACAAAAATATTGTTGAGTTTAAGGAGCAATATAAAACACTTGTGGGTGAACGCGGGGTAATGCTTTCAGGGGGACAAAAGCAAAGAATTTGTATTGCAAGAGCCTTAATTAAGGACCCAAATATCATTATTTTTGACGATTCTCTGTCTGCTTTAGACACCGAAACGGAGCAGAATATTCTTGAAAATATTGATCGAAAAATCAGTAATGCGACCTCCATAATTATCACACACAGAGAGTCTAGCGCTCAAAAAGCACATCAGATAATCAACCTTACCGAAATTGCTAATTCTGTAACCGCTTAG
- the nusB gene encoding transcription antitermination factor NusB, which translates to MLGRRQIREKVVQAVYSYYQNPVKFDVLEKNMFAGIEKIYYLYIYQLNFLVGLKELAEHQIEIGKNKYLKTDADINPNQKFINNQILLKLEENPERLFFTGQHKQLKWDMHDDLLVKTFQRITAGKRYQDFMKEEGFSFEDDQKFIGKLFLRYIAENDDFHDYLGDKELSWYDDIHIANSMVQKTIGFLREDEESRTLIKMIKDEDDKSFAAKLLKDTLNNWENNEKKLEERLENWDLERISLMDKVILSTAIAELDNFALTPSRVIINEYIEIAKVFATDRSNIFINGILDKYCKDQNRI; encoded by the coding sequence ATGTTAGGAAGACGACAAATTCGTGAAAAAGTAGTACAGGCAGTGTATTCATACTACCAAAACCCTGTAAAATTTGATGTTTTAGAGAAAAACATGTTCGCTGGAATAGAGAAAATCTATTATCTCTATATCTATCAGCTTAATTTTTTAGTAGGTCTAAAAGAATTAGCTGAGCATCAAATTGAAATCGGTAAGAATAAATACCTTAAAACCGATGCTGATATTAATCCTAACCAAAAATTCATCAACAACCAGATATTGCTTAAACTTGAAGAAAATCCAGAAAGATTATTCTTCACAGGCCAACATAAGCAGCTGAAGTGGGATATGCATGATGATTTATTGGTAAAGACTTTCCAAAGAATTACTGCAGGAAAACGTTATCAGGATTTCATGAAAGAAGAAGGATTTTCTTTTGAAGACGATCAAAAGTTTATCGGGAAATTATTCTTAAGATATATTGCTGAAAATGATGATTTCCATGATTATCTGGGAGATAAGGAGCTATCATGGTATGACGATATCCATATTGCCAATTCAATGGTACAAAAAACAATCGGATTCCTAAGAGAAGATGAAGAAAGCAGAACTTTAATCAAAATGATTAAAGATGAAGACGACAAGAGTTTCGCAGCTAAATTATTGAAAGATACCCTGAATAACTGGGAAAACAATGAGAAGAAGCTGGAAGAAAGATTGGAAAACTGGGATCTTGAAAGAATTTCCCTGATGGACAAAGTGATCTTGTCAACAGCTATTGCAGAGCTTGATAACTTTGCCTTAACACCTTCAAGAGTTATTATTAATGAATATATCGAAATTGCAAAAGTATTTGCTACAGACCGTTCGAATATCTTCATTAATGGTATTTTAGATAAATATTGTAAAGATCAAAATAGAATATAA
- a CDS encoding adenylosuccinate synthase — MDIVLGLQWGDEGKGKFIDLISENYDIAARFNGGSNAGHSIERNGKRITLKMIPSGIFMQGVQNVIGTGTVLDPVSFKNEILNLKKFDEALHPEKNLIISKKAHFVLPTYKLMDVFMEESPAYTTIGTTKNGIAQAYSNKILRQNVRIGDMYAPDFKKRVERILERDYQFLADGGMELPDFESVSKEFFEAVEFLKQFNCTETELFLNKALTEGKTVLGEGSQATLLDIDHGTYPYVTSSSTIASGACSGLGISPKKIGEIYGIAKAYCTRVGNGIFPTELFDEMGEEIRIKGNEFGSNTGRPRRTGWLDIPALRYAVMINGVTQLVLTKADVLSGLQSVAVCTHYELEDGTIETTAGTLPENAKPVFKWLDGWNADFSLIKNPSALPQELMNFLSFLEEEVGVPVTYLSIGPGREEMLKMK, encoded by the coding sequence ATGGATATTGTATTAGGACTTCAGTGGGGAGATGAAGGTAAAGGAAAGTTTATTGACCTTATCAGTGAAAATTATGATATTGCAGCCCGCTTTAATGGGGGCTCAAATGCTGGACATAGCATTGAAAGAAATGGGAAAAGAATTACGCTTAAAATGATTCCTTCAGGAATTTTTATGCAAGGGGTTCAGAATGTTATTGGGACTGGAACTGTTCTTGATCCTGTAAGCTTTAAAAATGAAATTCTGAATTTAAAAAAGTTTGATGAAGCGCTTCATCCTGAGAAAAATTTGATTATTTCTAAAAAGGCTCATTTTGTATTGCCTACGTATAAGCTGATGGATGTTTTCATGGAAGAAAGCCCAGCCTATACAACAATAGGAACAACAAAGAATGGAATTGCCCAGGCGTATTCCAATAAAATTTTAAGACAGAATGTAAGAATCGGGGATATGTATGCTCCGGATTTTAAAAAGAGAGTAGAACGTATTTTAGAGAGAGATTATCAATTTCTTGCTGATGGAGGAATGGAATTGCCCGATTTTGAATCAGTAAGCAAAGAATTTTTTGAAGCCGTAGAATTTTTAAAACAATTCAATTGTACAGAAACTGAATTATTTCTCAATAAAGCTTTAACTGAAGGAAAAACTGTCTTGGGTGAAGGGTCTCAGGCAACATTGTTAGATATTGACCATGGTACTTACCCTTACGTAACTTCTTCTTCTACTATTGCATCAGGAGCTTGCAGCGGATTGGGTATTTCTCCTAAAAAGATCGGTGAGATTTACGGTATTGCCAAAGCGTATTGTACAAGAGTAGGAAATGGAATATTTCCAACGGAGCTTTTTGACGAAATGGGTGAAGAAATAAGAATAAAAGGAAATGAGTTTGGTTCCAATACAGGACGTCCGAGAAGGACAGGCTGGCTGGATATTCCTGCGTTACGATATGCAGTAATGATTAATGGAGTTACTCAATTGGTTCTGACAAAAGCAGACGTTTTAAGTGGATTACAATCTGTTGCAGTTTGTACTCATTATGAGTTGGAAGACGGAACTATTGAAACTACTGCCGGAACCCTTCCTGAAAATGCTAAACCAGTATTCAAATGGCTGGATGGCTGGAATGCGGATTTCTCATTAATTAAAAACCCTTCTGCCCTTCCGCAGGAATTGATGAACTTCCTTTCCTTCTTGGAGGAAGAAGTGGGAGTTCCGGTAACGTATCTTTCTATAGGACCTGGAAGAGAAGAGATGTTGAAGATGAAATAA